The Fluviicola sp. genome contains a region encoding:
- a CDS encoding DUF1003 domain-containing protein, translating into MGTFRSDLSKTDFPISERISAKTIRGSILELIQKENPDFDESCHLSIGELNNYREKYLTDMMQAQLGELSDLDKTVLNSLNEKKLLSDQLEDQGPADTFGQRVADRVASFGGSWTFIISFMSFLLAWIGFNAFFLLNKGFDPYPFILLNLILSCLAALQAPVIMMSQNRQEEKDRERAKKDYMINLKSEVEIRLLHDKIDHLIIHQQQELLEMQKIQLDTLKDMLIKHKEGKE; encoded by the coding sequence ATGGGCACTTTCCGCAGCGATTTATCCAAAACAGATTTCCCGATTTCCGAACGCATTTCCGCAAAAACTATCCGCGGTTCTATTTTGGAATTGATCCAAAAGGAAAACCCCGATTTCGACGAAAGCTGCCATTTATCGATCGGTGAACTGAACAATTACCGGGAAAAATACCTTACCGATATGATGCAGGCGCAATTGGGCGAACTATCCGACCTGGACAAAACAGTTCTGAACTCGCTCAATGAGAAAAAACTGCTTTCCGACCAATTGGAAGACCAGGGGCCGGCCGATACTTTTGGTCAACGCGTGGCAGACCGGGTAGCAAGCTTTGGAGGAAGCTGGACTTTCATTATTTCTTTCATGTCCTTTTTACTGGCCTGGATCGGTTTCAACGCTTTTTTCCTGCTCAACAAAGGATTTGATCCCTATCCTTTCATTCTCCTGAACCTGATTTTATCTTGTTTGGCAGCCCTTCAGGCCCCGGTAATTATGATGAGCCAGAACAGGCAGGAAGAAAAGGACCGTGAACGTGCCAAAAAAGATTACATGATCAACCTGAAATCTGAAGTGGAAATCCGCTTGCTGCACGATAAAATCGATCACCTCATCATTCACCAGCAGCAGGAATTACTGGAAATGCAAAAGATCCAGCTGGATACCCTGAAAGACATGCTGATCAAACACAAAGAAGGAAAGGAATGA
- a CDS encoding PhoH family protein, translated as MAKKNKLFVLDTSVLLHDHDAIMHFERHDVAIPITVLEELDKFKIGNDTKNFSAREVIRFIDKISANGGLQQWINLGPNLGSFKVLLDSQPKGVDAEAVYGVGKNDHKIINATLAVKEQEPKKEVILVTKDINLRIKAKALGILAEDYETGKVHSHELTQTSSSTIEGIESETIKQLFLKGTIDEEGILGNQKVANGYYILKNGKSSGLAYFDPHTDTLQRVEKEYTSGIKPKNAEQAFAINALMNNNIKLVALQGVAGTGKTLLALAAALEQHKLFQQIILARPLVPLSNKEIGFLPGDAKDKIGPYMEPLWDNLKFIKSQFGENEKRHKHIVEMEESGRILITPLAFIRGRSLSNILFIVDEAQNLTPHEVKTIITRAGEGTKIVFTGDVHQIDTPYLDENSNGLAYLIDRLKGQNLFAHVRLEKGERSELANLANDLL; from the coding sequence ATGGCTAAAAAGAACAAACTATTCGTATTAGATACTTCTGTACTATTACACGACCACGATGCGATCATGCACTTTGAAAGACATGACGTCGCCATTCCGATTACCGTTTTGGAAGAATTGGACAAGTTCAAGATTGGAAATGACACCAAAAATTTCTCAGCCCGTGAAGTAATTCGTTTCATTGATAAAATATCAGCAAACGGAGGTTTACAACAGTGGATCAACCTGGGACCGAATTTAGGGTCATTTAAAGTCCTTCTCGACTCACAACCGAAAGGTGTGGATGCAGAAGCGGTTTATGGTGTTGGAAAGAATGACCACAAGATCATCAATGCAACCCTTGCAGTGAAAGAACAGGAACCCAAAAAGGAAGTGATCCTGGTTACAAAGGACATCAACCTGCGCATCAAGGCAAAAGCGCTTGGAATTCTTGCGGAAGATTATGAAACGGGCAAAGTCCATTCACACGAATTGACCCAAACTTCCAGTTCCACCATTGAAGGCATCGAATCGGAAACGATCAAACAACTCTTCCTGAAAGGAACAATTGACGAAGAAGGTATTTTGGGAAATCAGAAAGTAGCCAACGGATATTACATCCTGAAAAACGGGAAAAGCTCCGGTTTGGCCTATTTCGATCCGCATACGGACACCCTTCAGCGCGTGGAGAAAGAATATACTTCCGGGATCAAGCCCAAAAATGCAGAACAGGCATTTGCCATCAACGCACTGATGAATAATAACATCAAATTAGTTGCCCTGCAGGGTGTAGCCGGAACCGGGAAAACATTGCTTGCTCTGGCGGCGGCGTTGGAACAGCATAAACTCTTCCAGCAGATCATTCTGGCACGGCCGCTTGTCCCGTTATCCAACAAGGAAATCGGTTTCCTTCCGGGTGATGCCAAAGACAAGATCGGCCCGTACATGGAACCATTGTGGGACAACCTGAAGTTCATCAAATCGCAATTCGGTGAAAACGAGAAGCGCCACAAACACATTGTTGAAATGGAAGAAAGTGGCCGCATCCTGATTACTCCGCTTGCTTTCATCCGTGGTAGAAGCTTGTCCAACATCCTGTTCATTGTAGATGAAGCGCAAAACTTAACTCCGCATGAAGTAAAAACGATCATTACCCGTGCAGGCGAAGGAACGAAAATCGTGTTTACAGGAGATGTGCACCAGATCGATACGCCTTACCTGGATGAAAACAGTAACGGGCTTGCATACCTCATCGACCGCCTGAAAGGTCAAAACCTGTTTGCACACGTTCGTCTGGAAAAAGGAGAACGGTCCGAGCTGGCAAACCTCGCAAATGATTTGTTATAA